The nucleotide window aaataattttggtatttatgtaaaaaggaaaaaaactaACAAATGTTTAATCACAATTAGAAAACAGCAATAGAGATGCAATAAcaggtaaattataaaaacaaaccgAATGAATGACCTGACCACAATAGGGATGGATAGATAAGAAAACTTGTAAGAGAACCATACAACACGGAATCTAAATTAGAGCACAAGAGATTAATAAAGCTGTGTTCTACAGCCTtctaatttttaatattaataaacataggCTTGGCTTTCCTTCTAGTAGACCATCAACACAGTTTATAATCCATTTCATCACTTTAATGAATTAAATCTACCTTTAACTGCATTAAATCTAACATCCTCTCTATTAAAACCTATCCttctcattattttttgtttttcttttgtctctgcctacccgaATGGTAAAAAAGCGTGATTCTCTGCAAGTACATAGTCTTAATTATCAATTTGTAGAAGTAACTAACatcattattcaaatataaatcttGCTTTccaatttataagaaaaatgctCTAAGGGTTGATTATCAACCATACCTATACCTTTTTTCAAGGTGTTTTGATAGATATTGtatctacaaaatataataaacatctAAGTTAATGTTAAAAGACACTACTATTACAAAGAGAGCACAAATTTCGACCATTTGTGTGAATAATATGTAGAAGACATTCTCCGGAACCAATGAAAGCTTGTGTCAAATCTTTCACCACTTTCAATTTTGGTATTTAATATCAGAGAGACATAGTTTAGATATTGTTCATGTATAAATAGATCATAAGAGATTAGAGATACtagaaaatataaagaaataatatttcttcaatCAGATACTCTTATgtatgaaaaagtaataaattttctattaatttgttCACAGACACAAAACACACAATCACTGTATCAACGTGGTCTCTGACTACTAATAGACTGATAATTACTAATTTCATGACTACAAGAACCaccaaatattataaacataattatgtatgttatgtgaCTCTTAATTTGTTTGGAAAGATTTCCTTATGTAAATGGTATGTGTAAATTCCCACTATTATTTGCcactatattttgtaaatattattgaaatcttTTCACTTCTTTTAGAGAATAACAAGcatccaaataaataaacacataatgCCATTTTTTATAAACCAAGTACTGATTCACTTCACTGACACTCTTTCACACAATCTAAACttagaaacatgaaatttaGCACTTCACTTGATTTCTAATGAGTAAAAAGAATATACTGGGAATAAGTAAGAGATATTTCAACACTCATCTTCTTAGAGGGTGAAAACTTGCAAGATATGTTAGGAAAATTgcattttctatgaaataaataacatatattttatttttactgtaaaatcATCCCTTATAGACATAAAATGGACACATTATTGATAACAGTGACAACAACAGGGATATATTAAATATGTGTATAGGAAGAAAGACCTTCAGCGCGGGAACCAAATTATTACCAAAATCATAAGAGATTGATGAAACTGTATCACAGACTGTGCATACAGACTTTGTATTGCATTTAGTGTACCCCCAGAACAAAAAATGCACTTTTATATCTTCACACAACACTTCACAATGTCCAAGCCAAAAAATCTACAATATCTTAATGTCCACACAACAAATTTGATTTAGTATACCTTCTGAAATGTCAATATAACTGGACTTTTACATTTCCCTACACACAATCATAATCTAAACATTGCACTCTTCAAACTATATGTAATGAAATCTGTATTGAACAAATCATAATTTTGATTGGTAAAGGTAAAGttcttatttgtttgttatcatGATTGATGTACAACAACActttatgataatatatatcATTTTGTAACACACAACCCAAAAACTACACAATGTACTTTTCCAACTATATTTACTGAAATCTGCATTgcaaaattcataatttttattagcAAATATACTGTATAAATTTCTTAGTAGTCACAATTGATTGATATGTACAACAACACTTTCAGTTGGATcagtatataaaaacattatttcctttctcaatacctacatattattccTAATAACTATCAATAATGCTTTTAATTGCAAGCTTTGATATCAAAACAACATACTACACTATGTTGGGTCATGATGGTAGTAAGGGCTCCATAACTAAACAGTATGTTGGGTCATAGTAAAGAAATTAGGGCTCAATAGTCACTCAGTACATGGCATAGTAAGTAGGTGAAAGATTTAAGGAAATCTTTGTAATGAACAGATAGTGTATTAACAGTATACTATGCGTATATATGTTTTTAAGTAATGACATTtccataacaatataattaagtgTAGTATTACTTGAGAGAAGCACTTATGAAATACTGTCTTCTGAGGTGGAAATCTTTAGGAAATGTCAAAAAAAGTGATTTTGAAAGGCAAGAGATAACATTTTGAtactgttaaaaatacattgaatttgtattaaaaaaatatattctacttattttttagatatgttttggttttaaacattaaaatcaatGTATTGTGATCGTGTAATAGTTATTGCTGATGTATGTGTTTCAAGGAGAATGTAATCatcttgtaaaattattatattattcatattttgttgcTTTACCCGAAAAGAGCAAAGATCATGAACAGCATTGATATCAATAACTGtgctataaataagtaatatgcCAGTACTATTTGTGTACAATAAGGCTATTGTGTTGTATCTCTATTCAAATCTCTTTGTAACATGTGACACAGTTCCCGACTTTGAAAAAATAGAAATGGCAATGTCAGTCCCATTTGTTCATATATTGGCCAAGACGgtgacatacttatatacttattgagtataattaccaaaatgtaagttttataataatctttGAGATAAAATGTTCTTTAAGTTTTGAGACGGCAACAGAGTTACATCatatttaagaatttaaatggATACTTTGTGTAGTCAATTAGTCTATTAAGTAATCTTTAATATACTTAGTACATTATACCCCAGAGTAGAATTGACTAAAATGATAATAGCACTAAATGTAatcaccaaaataaataattatgtcaacAAACCTTTCTTTCTCGACGACTACGGTTTTGTCGCCCCAGCCGCGCTCCGCCAGGTGATACGCCACCGCAGCCCCCATCACACCACCCCCACATATCACTACTTTAGCCTTCGGAGGCAAAGTCGATAGTAATTCATCCAATTTCTCTTGATGATCTAACGTATCTAGTTTACCAGATAAATACCGCGAACCTATGTACCGGTAGGCACTGACCCGGTGCAGGCCACGAAATCTTTGTGTTAACATCGCGCCCTGCCTAATTAAACACTGattgatttaatataaaaacgactatttgttacatataataataaaaaatctattacaatctaaaaataatcaccgatggaaaatatttgttatgacgTCGAATTGACATATTTGACATATACGACTTGGAGCTGCCATAACGAAAATATAGTTTGACAGCTGACAGCATAGACACTACCACACACACATTCAAATAACAAATCCATATGTTAGTGTGCGTGTTTTCATCTACCACTACTTGCTTTGCTGCATGGTTTTACTCGCATATCCAAAATTATTTTAGGAATTCTATTTTCTGTGGTGcctaaatgttaatttttgcGATCTAACTGTCCAGATGCGTAGATACCtactaaaatttgtttgatcAATATTAAGAACtctttttagttattttgtcCATAAATTAATATCTTGATTTTTGTTCCCATAGCGACGGGTGGCGGAGCTTGCTTGATAGATTTTACAAtttctattttgtatttatctctttactaaaataatacttttgaatGTTCGGTTCAACACCAGCATATTGATAGAAAAACATTATGTCGGTCGTTGAAATAGTAGAACACAATGAAGTTATCTATACAATTTTGGATAAGCCGCCACCGGAACCACCAAAGACACCCAGGTAACATTTGAGTTATTCCAATTTTATAGTAGAAAAACATAAATGAAATTAACAACATACGCGCACATTTCACCGCCATTACTTAGACGCCAGATTATTGTTACAGATACGAATCTCAACTTGAGAAGGAATTACGAGAAGCAGTTCTAACAAGACCACAGCTTCGTAGAACTTTTGGGTATGCCGAGGTTCCTGTTAAACCTCCTGACAAGTTCCTAAAGAAAGGGGAAGGCATTACCCAGCCGATCAAGAAGTCTGATCATAAATGTGTCCAAAGCGGTAACCTTCCACCTGTCCCCAAACGTCCGCCTCCCGGAAAAAAGCCAGAGAAACCAAAAATCAACTTTAGAGTTGTGAACATAAAGAAGGCTATAAAAACGAAGGGAAAGCCGGTCGAACCAAGGTAAATACAGTTAAAAGAAGACTTTACCATAAAACCCTTATATCTTCTAATTTTTCATCTATTTATGAAAGATTTAATTACATAAGTTAAGTAAATTCACAGCCAATACTTACTACAATGCTAATTACAGACTCGTGGACACAAGAGACGGGCACACGAAGAAGATCAAGGGTTCCGGAGAAGTACCCGAGTACTGCTTGCGACCTGACTTCGGTCAGATGCCCGCATACCTCGTCAAGAGAAACAGAAAGATCCAAAAGGCGCTTGATAAAATCAGATACGCAGAAGAACATAAAGAAAGTCTGTGCAAACTGATCAACGAAGAAGAACGCcagaaattattaaaagtaagtgACCTTTATCCCATCAGCAAACCCTGGGTTTAGCGTTACAGCCAGCTTTAATGATTCAAGGGAAAAAACCTTGGTTACTCCAATAATAAAGAAAGTTTTTCTTCTCTACCTTTTTCAAATCTTAACAACAATTCTAggatctttttaaaaaatatctatggtACACTCAGCGAGTGATAACTACCCTGGTTTGAtagatatgtttaaaaatctagaggcaaatatttatgttcatatTTATTCCTTGTATTCGACAGGATCTGAAACAGAACTGGAGTATCATGCAGAAAGGCTTCCTTCAACTACCGATGCTGACGGATACTATACCCAAGATTCTACGCAAAAGTAAAATGGAGCAAGAACTCAAACAATTAGAGAAGGACATAGCTTTGGTCGAAAGCAATccttatatttacatttatgatTAGTAACTAACTAAAGTCTTTAAAAGGTCGATTCAAGTACCTACCttagttattttgtaatgaaactCTGCTGATTGTTATCGCTAATCTGTTCTCATTCGAATCTTACGCGGCCTAAACTATGTTATTTGCGTAAaggaacttatttttttaacgaaTAGATTTTTAAGAAACCTGAGCAAACAGCAAGTTGAGTCGTAAGCCGAAGAAATAATGTCTTGTAAAATCTGTGCGGCTCCAATGAATGGCTGAATACTTCAATATTCTAgcgttttaataattataattattatatttatgaatttcTATATTGCCACGATTTATTTTGGGTAAAAACCAAGATAAGTTTCACAGCAAGAAGCAGAGACCTCCGcttcacatttaaataattgagaAGCCCCAATTTAGCTCTGATACCGTCGATCAACTTTAGGTACATACCTACTCATCTGAAATAAattcttcattatttattaaccttTTTCGCATTTATGAGATGCCGAAGCGAGATTTCAAAAATAGTCTATGCTAAAGAAACACTCACAAAGAGGAGCGCTTTTCAAACGCTTTTCCCGCTCCCCGGCAGCTTTCCCATCGAGCCTTTTTTTAACATATCCgatcaaatacttatttaaaattctaaacgATTGAGCACTTTGGGAATACATGAATATTCTTACATATTGAAAGGCGACGCGCTCTTTATTTAGGCGGCTCAAAGGTGATGAAACTGGCACGCAGcttttttcaaattattctaAACTTTAAACCGGCAGTTTCATTGCAGTGTTGTTTAATGTATCATGTCTAGTgttacctacctatataattacctgatcattaattttaatatttagaataaaCGAGAGACAACCATCGATGTTTTAGCCATTAAGCGGTGTTATTTAGTGTTTTATGTCTCATTTTATGCACAAGACTGATTGAACACTGTGTGTTTATGTGCAAAATTTCTAGCATCATGCAGCATTAAATTAACGCTATGTgtgatttaataaattttagaaTCTATGCTGACTTTAATTTATGCAAGTTTGTTAACcactcaaacgtccgtggagacTAAATTATCCATCTTTTTACCTAAAGACAGTCGGTGTTGATTGTAGGTCCAATAAACAATTAAGTACAATTTTCTATCAAGTAGGTACTGTAATATCCTATACCCATAAACATCAAATACGTAGTAATCAATAcaccaaacaataaatattccTACGTTATCTTGAGaactaaaagttttaaatgttataaaatgctCTAAATCTCCTCCCTTAAAAACACCCTCGACgcgtcataaataaaatattaaaactactacTAGAAACTTGAACGAATGCGTAG belongs to Anticarsia gemmatalis isolate Benzon Research Colony breed Stoneville strain chromosome Z, ilAntGemm2 primary, whole genome shotgun sequence and includes:
- the LOC142986399 gene encoding enkurin; the encoded protein is MSVVEIVEHNEVIYTILDKPPPEPPKTPRYESQLEKELREAVLTRPQLRRTFGYAEVPVKPPDKFLKKGEGITQPIKKSDHKCVQSGNLPPVPKRPPPGKKPEKPKINFRVVNIKKAIKTKGKPVEPRLVDTRDGHTKKIKGSGEVPEYCLRPDFGQMPAYLVKRNRKIQKALDKIRYAEEHKESLCKLINEEERQKLLKDLKQNWSIMQKGFLQLPMLTDTIPKILRKSKMEQELKQLEKDIALVESNPYIYIYD